A window of the Gossypium arboreum isolate Shixiya-1 chromosome 2, ASM2569848v2, whole genome shotgun sequence genome harbors these coding sequences:
- the LOC108465554 gene encoding cation/H(+) antiporter 19-like, translating to MATNAAPIAPVCSAPMKATSNGAFQKENPLDFALPLLIVQIILVVSFTRLLAFLLRPLRQPRVIAEIIGGILLGPSALGRHQKFLDIIFPKKSMAVLDTLANIGLLYFLFLVGLELDIRAIRRTGTNSLIIAVAGISLPFILGIGASVVLRSTVNKGVSNIVFLVFMGVALSITAFPVLARILAELKLLTTDVGRIAMSAAAVNDVVAWILLALAIALSGSDSSYLVSVWVLLCGTAFIVFSIFVLKPILSVMARRSPEGEPVKELYICITLSIVLAAGLITDIIGIHALFGAFVVGIIIPKDGPFAGVLIEKIEDLVSGLFLPLYFASSGLKTNVATIEGAQSWGLLVLVIFTACFGKIVGTVVLAMLFKVPFIEALALGVLMNTKGLVELIVLNIGKDRKVLNDQTFAILVLMALFTTFITTPIVMAVYKPARKGKPYKNRRIQRQDLDSELRVLACFHSTRNIPTLINLIESSRGTRKKGQLCIYAMHLMELSERSSAISMIHKARKNGLPFWNKKPGDQNQMVIAFEAYQQLRSVVIRPMTAISPLNSIHEDICTSADRKRAALIIIPFHKHQRVDGTMESLGHSFHLVNQRVLRHAPCSVGILVDRGLGGTTQVVASEVSYSVVVPFFGGQDDREALAYGMRMAEHPGIKLTLIKFTPKPETALNPPKADVGAESKKDNDIFSEFLNLSKSSESVKHEAIAMGSREDVIAALRSMSNSTLFLVGRTSPAMPLSDRSSDCPELGHVGSYLASSDFSTTSSILVIQQYDPSINAMEKPLDDINEASNKTVSNGV from the exons ATGGCTACCAACGCTGCCCCAATTGCCCCTGTGTGCTCGGCACCGATGAAGGCAACGTCCAATGGAGCTTTTCAGAAGGAAAACCCACTCGATTTTGCTCTCCCATTGCTCATTGTTCAGATAATTTTGGTGGTCAGTTTTACCAGACTCCTTGCTTTCCTTCTTCGACCTTTAAGGCAACCTAGAGTCATTGCAGAGATCATC ggaggaattttgcttggTCCTTCAGCCTTGGGAAGACACCAGAAGTTTTTGGACATAATTTTCCCCAAGAAAAGCATGGCGGTGTTGGACACCTTAGCCAACATTGGGCTGCTTTACTTCTTGTTTTTGGTGGGACTCGAACTCGACATTCGAGCAATTCGTCGCACAGGCACCAATTCCTTAATAATAGCCGTTGCAGGGATCAGTCTTCCATTTATTTTAGGCATTGGTGCATCGGTTGTTCTTCGTTCCACCGTGAACAAAGGAGTTAGCAACATAGTTTTCCTTGTTTTCATGGGGGTTGCTCTCTCTATAACGGCCTTTCCGGTCCTCGCTCGTATTCTTGCCGAACTCAAGCTTCTAACAACTGATGTGGGGCGGATTGCAATGTCCGCAGCAGCTGTCAATGACGTCGTTGCCTGGATACTTCTTGCACTCGCTATTGCACTCTCGGGATCCGATAGCTCTTATCTTGTCTCCGTATGGGTGCTGCTTTGTGGAACAGCTTTCATTGTGTTTTCCATTTTTGTATTGAAACCGATACTTTCAGTGATGGCTAGGCGATCCCCCGAGGGCGAGCCAGTGAAGGAGCTGTACATTTGTATTACACTATCAATAGTACTGGCTGCAGGTTTAATCACGGATATAATAGGCATTCATGCACTCTTTGGGGCTTTTGTGGTCGGCATAATAATACCGAAAGACGGTCCTTTTGCTGGCGTGTTGATAGAAAAGATCGAAGATCTAGTTTCGGGGCTTTTCTTGCCTCTTTACTTTGCATCTAGTGGGTTGAAAACCAATGTTGCAACTATAGAAGGTGCCCAATCATGGGGTTTGCTAGTGCTTGTTATATTCACTGCTTGTTTCGGGAAGATTGTTGGCACGGTTGTTTTAGCAATGCTGTTCAAGGTACCTTTCATCGAAGCTTTGGCACTTGGAGTCCTCATGAACACTAAAGGCCTGGTGGAACTCATTGTTCTCAATATCGGCAAGGACCGCAag GTGCTAAACGACCAAACTTTCGCTATCTTAGTTCTAATGGCATTATTTACAACCTTCATCACAACACCGATTGTGATGGCGGTATACAAGCCTGCTAGAAAGGGAAAGCCCTACAAAAATCGAAGGATTCAGCGACAAGACCTCGATAGCGAACTTCGAGTCCTGGCATGTTTCCATAGTACTCGTAACATCCCAACGCTGATCAATCTGATTGAATCCTCTCGAGGGACGAGGAAGAAGGGACAACTCTGCATATACGCTATGCATCTTATGGAACTCTCTGAACGATCATCGGCCATTTCAATGATCCACAAGGCGCGCAAAAATGGACTACCCTTTTGGAACAAGAAACCTGGGGATCAAAATCAAATGGTGATTGCATTCGAGGCCTATCAGCAGCTAAGAAGCGTCGTTATCCGCCCGATGACTGCAATCTCACCATTGAATAGCATACATGAGGATATTTGCACCAGTGCGGACCGAAAACGAGCTGCCTTGATTATCATACCATTCCATAAGCACCAAAGAGTAGATGGAACAATGGAATCTTTAGGACACTCATTCCATCTAGTCAACCAACGCGTCCTCCGACATGCCCCTTGCTCGGTCGGAATCCTTGTAGACCGTGGCCTGGGTGGCACCACCCAAGTCGTCGCCAGTGAAGTGTCATACTCAGTGGTGGTTCCTTTCTTCGGCGGCCAAGATGATCGTGAAGCACTTGCTTATGGAATGAGGATGGCTGAGCATCCAGGAATCAAGCTCACCCTTATTAAATTTACACCCAAACCTGAAACGGCACTTAATCCTCCCAAGGCTGATGTGGGAGCTGAATCCAAGAAAGACAACGACATTTTCTCGGAGTTCCTTAATTTAAGCAAAAGCAGTGAGTCTGTAAAACATGAAGCGATAGCAATGGGAAGCAGAGAAGACGTAATCGCAGCTTTGAGATCAATGAGCAACTCTACACTGTTTTTGGTAGGAAGAACGTCTCCGGCAATGCCTTTGTCGGACAGGAGTTCGGATTGTCCTGAACTAGGTCATGTCGGGAGCTATTTAGCCTCATCGGATTTCTCCACTACTTCATCCATTTTGGTTATCCAACAATATGACCCTTCCATAAACGCCATGGAAAAGCCTCTCGATGACATCAATGAGGCTTCAAATAAAACAGTGTCAAATGGTGTATGA